From one Gimesia sp. genomic stretch:
- a CDS encoding mandelate racemase/muconate lactonizing enzyme family protein: MKITAIKTFPVRIPLKPERRMISALGKHDVSQYLVLRVETDAGIEGAGEATVISRWSGETVWGAQALVDRIFTPLLLGHDPCDIDGVNLIMDKIAQGNWFAKSAIEMACWDIKGKEARKPVYELLGGAARSRSIKCRFSMGAYSLERAERRTKELVEAGFTTIKVKVGTDPDDDVARVKMVRETMGPDLELTIDANAGWDAATAIAAMERMEEFNVALFEQPTHRGDFAALAEVRRAIKPEIMADDICFDLADAKECIRNEACDVINVYPGKNGGISKTVEIVKYAGEHGIPCSIGSNLELDIASAAMCHSVIACPNMNIEEYPGDILGPEYHEISVVKNPLQIEGPVITLPEAPGLGVEVDWGIVEANACS, translated from the coding sequence ATGAAGATTACCGCGATTAAGACCTTTCCCGTACGCATTCCCCTCAAACCGGAACGCCGCATGATCTCCGCACTGGGGAAGCATGATGTTTCCCAATACCTGGTGTTACGCGTCGAGACCGATGCCGGGATTGAAGGGGCCGGTGAGGCGACGGTCATCTCCCGCTGGAGTGGTGAGACGGTCTGGGGCGCCCAGGCACTGGTGGACCGGATTTTTACTCCCCTGCTGCTGGGGCATGATCCGTGTGATATTGATGGCGTGAATCTGATTATGGACAAGATCGCGCAGGGGAATTGGTTTGCCAAGTCGGCGATTGAGATGGCCTGTTGGGATATCAAAGGCAAAGAGGCGAGAAAGCCCGTCTATGAACTGCTGGGCGGCGCTGCCCGCAGTCGGTCGATTAAGTGCCGGTTCTCCATGGGCGCGTACTCTCTGGAGCGAGCCGAACGGCGGACGAAGGAACTGGTGGAAGCCGGCTTTACTACCATCAAGGTCAAGGTGGGGACGGATCCCGATGACGATGTGGCCCGCGTCAAGATGGTGCGGGAAACAATGGGGCCGGACCTGGAACTGACTATCGATGCGAACGCAGGCTGGGATGCAGCGACCGCGATTGCCGCGATGGAACGCATGGAAGAATTCAATGTGGCCCTGTTCGAACAGCCCACGCACCGGGGCGATTTCGCCGCACTGGCTGAAGTAAGACGGGCGATCAAGCCCGAGATCATGGCGGATGATATCTGCTTTGACCTGGCGGATGCGAAAGAGTGTATTCGCAACGAAGCCTGTGATGTGATCAACGTGTATCCCGGCAAAAACGGGGGCATCAGCAAGACAGTGGAGATTGTGAAATACGCCGGCGAACATGGAATCCCCTGCAGTATCGGTTCGAACCTGGAACTGGATATCGCTTCGGCCGCGATGTGCCATTCGGTCATCGCCTGTCCCAACATGAACATCGAAGAGTACCCGGGGGATATTCTGGGACCGGAATACCATGAAATCTCGGTCGTCAAGAATCCGCTGCAGATCGAAGGCCCCGTGATCACATTGCCCGAGGCTCCCGGACTGGGAGTGGAAGTTGACTGGGGCATTGTCGAAGCCAACGCCTGCAGTTAA
- a CDS encoding response regulator, producing the protein MSSEISLKNSKILIADDNHQNCELLDAYLLDEGYETFMAYDGKETLEKVAEIEPDLILLDIMMPRLSGYEVCAQLKQSEETRDIPILVITALSEMGDIEKSVQAGCDDFLTKPVNRIELTTRVRSLLRVRHLTNERDRLLAYLAEVEGSTNSASSDS; encoded by the coding sequence ATGTCGTCTGAAATCTCATTGAAGAATTCAAAAATCCTCATCGCAGATGATAATCATCAGAACTGTGAACTGCTCGATGCCTACCTGCTGGATGAAGGCTATGAAACGTTCATGGCCTACGATGGGAAAGAGACGCTGGAAAAAGTCGCTGAAATCGAACCCGACCTGATTCTGCTCGACATCATGATGCCCAGGCTCAGCGGTTATGAAGTCTGCGCCCAGCTCAAGCAGAGCGAAGAGACCCGCGACATTCCGATCCTCGTGATCACCGCGCTGAGTGAAATGGGTGACATCGAAAAATCGGTCCAGGCCGGCTGTGATGACTTTTTAACCAAGCCCGTCAACCGCATCGAACTGACGACCCGCGTCCGTTCACTGCTCCGCGTACGTCACCTGACCAATGAACGCGATCGACTGCTGGCCTATCTGGCTGAGGTGGAAGGTTCAACCAATTCCGCTTCCAGTGATTCATAA
- a CDS encoding protein kinase, whose translation MAGKQTAEGFLNLVKQSGLVSVDQLKKLLAEYQEQDRKLGEPSEIAEELIGRALLTRWQANKLLQGKHKGFFLGKYRLLDLVGKGGMSSVYLAEHVLMRRRCAIKVLPSKRVNDASYLARFHREAQAVASLDHPNIVRAYDVDHEKENDAEIHFLVMEYVDGKDLQEIVNKNGILDFRDAVNYIRQAANGLAHAHEADMVHRDVKPGNLLVDSKGVVKILDLGLARFFHEGEDKSLTIAHDEKVLGTADYLAPEQAIDSHQVDSRADIYSLGCTLYFLLTGHPPFTEGSLAQRLMAHQTKEPPPVTDDRPDTPDDLVQILNKMMAKDKEERYQTAYEAEAALYEWLQSHTDEEWRQNNLSSGVGSGVGLTQGEGSGSGAEKGNQNPELAAFLSNLKEESGIARETKPENPKPEAPKPQRNPGLLQPASSSLNVRDSSVLPDDKISSASTRIAGSSAVTSSAAEIKPEPPQEKQAAKPVAKPVAKPVAKPTAKPVAKPVAKAAQKPVKKPAPVSEALPDDSVILEAEVDEEEAEVVEEAAAAEAVIGGRQWIMPAVIGGGIGVLLIIGVVMFALSGGEDEKPAPEVVADKKTEPAPPPEPDSLPDEIMVGPEAKYKTIAAALKDIKIVFDKTFGVDSKQYTIKVAAGQELKERIQIDNSDLSYPKGITIVAESGKPVILAPEGPEAVLNLKGIEGLTIDGFLIRAQGKKVAIELSEYLVGTSLKNLKVNDFQQTGILANGVSGLGNEPFLLENVSLKSGSPNAIGLDFTGETNRGLVLANVRCLTAMQVGARFSSSVRDTQIKECIFSESMTGIQFESLGYTFSSLKLTNNTFFITNSAIVITAMPTPDSELVEISRNLFSTVEGAEAKVEQNNNPELWGKILKAQENYSSRTAPSPVPANELTLFKNKGKQGDAKLNDFVSTTPGDEKFLAPAADNPARKVAGAPGGMKPYVGAVAP comes from the coding sequence ATGGCAGGTAAACAAACGGCCGAGGGTTTTCTGAACCTGGTGAAGCAGAGCGGTCTGGTATCGGTCGATCAGCTGAAAAAGCTCCTCGCGGAATACCAGGAGCAGGACCGGAAACTGGGAGAACCCAGTGAGATCGCCGAGGAACTGATTGGGCGAGCTTTACTCACGCGCTGGCAGGCGAACAAGCTGCTGCAGGGAAAACACAAGGGTTTTTTCCTGGGAAAATACCGACTGCTGGACCTGGTCGGCAAAGGGGGCATGAGTTCGGTCTACCTGGCGGAACACGTGCTGATGCGGCGGCGGTGTGCTATCAAGGTCCTGCCTTCCAAACGCGTCAATGACGCCTCTTACCTGGCGCGATTCCATCGCGAAGCCCAGGCAGTCGCCTCGCTGGACCATCCAAATATCGTGCGCGCATATGACGTCGATCATGAAAAAGAGAACGACGCTGAGATCCACTTCCTGGTCATGGAATATGTGGACGGGAAAGATCTGCAGGAGATCGTCAACAAGAACGGGATCCTCGACTTTCGGGACGCTGTGAATTACATCCGCCAGGCAGCCAATGGCCTGGCGCATGCCCACGAAGCAGACATGGTGCACCGCGACGTGAAGCCGGGCAACCTGCTGGTCGATTCAAAAGGGGTCGTCAAGATCCTCGATCTGGGGCTGGCGCGTTTCTTCCACGAGGGAGAAGACAAATCGCTGACGATCGCACACGATGAAAAAGTGCTGGGCACGGCAGATTACCTGGCGCCCGAGCAGGCGATTGACAGTCACCAGGTGGATTCCCGGGCCGACATCTACAGCCTGGGATGTACGCTGTACTTCCTGCTGACGGGGCATCCCCCCTTCACCGAAGGTTCCCTGGCACAGCGACTGATGGCGCATCAGACCAAGGAACCGCCTCCGGTTACTGATGACCGTCCCGATACCCCCGATGATCTGGTGCAGATTCTGAATAAGATGATGGCCAAGGATAAGGAAGAACGGTATCAGACAGCCTACGAAGCCGAGGCGGCCCTGTATGAATGGCTGCAGAGTCACACAGATGAAGAATGGCGGCAGAATAATTTGAGCAGCGGCGTCGGATCGGGCGTGGGCCTGACCCAGGGGGAAGGCAGTGGTAGTGGTGCGGAGAAAGGGAATCAGAATCCGGAGCTGGCAGCGTTCCTGTCGAACCTGAAGGAAGAATCCGGCATCGCCCGCGAAACCAAACCAGAGAACCCGAAACCCGAGGCTCCCAAACCACAACGGAATCCGGGATTGTTGCAGCCAGCGTCATCCAGTCTCAATGTGCGTGACTCTTCGGTTCTGCCCGATGACAAAATCAGTTCGGCGTCGACACGGATTGCCGGCAGTTCTGCGGTGACATCTTCGGCAGCAGAAATCAAGCCGGAGCCACCCCAGGAAAAACAGGCAGCGAAACCCGTGGCTAAACCGGTCGCAAAGCCAGTCGCGAAACCAACGGCGAAGCCGGTTGCGAAACCGGTGGCCAAGGCGGCGCAGAAGCCCGTTAAGAAGCCGGCTCCAGTCAGCGAGGCCCTGCCCGACGATTCTGTGATTCTCGAAGCAGAAGTGGATGAGGAAGAAGCGGAAGTCGTAGAAGAGGCTGCTGCCGCAGAAGCTGTCATCGGCGGACGTCAGTGGATCATGCCTGCAGTGATTGGCGGCGGGATTGGGGTGCTGTTGATTATCGGCGTGGTGATGTTTGCCCTTTCCGGCGGCGAAGATGAGAAGCCCGCCCCGGAAGTGGTCGCTGATAAAAAGACCGAACCGGCGCCACCGCCCGAACCGGACAGCCTGCCGGATGAAATCATGGTGGGACCGGAGGCGAAATACAAAACGATTGCTGCGGCTCTGAAAGATATCAAGATCGTCTTTGACAAGACCTTTGGCGTCGACAGTAAACAGTACACAATCAAAGTGGCCGCCGGCCAGGAACTCAAAGAGCGGATTCAGATCGATAATTCGGACCTGAGTTATCCCAAGGGAATTACCATCGTGGCCGAGAGCGGTAAGCCGGTGATTCTGGCTCCCGAGGGGCCGGAGGCGGTGTTGAATCTCAAGGGAATTGAAGGATTGACGATCGACGGATTCTTAATCCGTGCCCAGGGGAAAAAGGTGGCGATTGAGCTGTCTGAGTATCTTGTGGGAACCAGTCTGAAAAATCTGAAGGTCAATGATTTCCAGCAGACCGGCATCCTGGCAAATGGGGTTTCCGGTCTGGGGAATGAACCGTTCCTGCTGGAGAATGTGAGCCTTAAGTCAGGCAGCCCGAACGCCATCGGTCTGGACTTTACCGGCGAAACGAACCGTGGTCTGGTTCTGGCGAATGTCCGCTGCCTGACAGCGATGCAGGTTGGTGCCCGGTTCTCCTCCAGTGTGCGGGACACGCAGATCAAGGAGTGTATCTTCTCGGAAAGCATGACGGGCATTCAGTTCGAGTCGCTGGGATATACCTTCAGCAGTCTCAAGCTGACCAATAACACTTTCTTTATCACCAACTCGGCGATTGTGATCACCGCGATGCCGACACCCGACAGCGAACTGGTTGAAATTTCCCGTAACCTGTTCTCGACTGTCGAAGGGGCGGAAGCCAAAGTGGAACAGAATAATAATCCCGAGCTCTGGGGGAAAATTCTGAAAGCCCAGGAAAACTATTCCTCCCGGACAGCGCCCAGCCCGGTGCCCGCGAACGAACTGACTCTGTTCAAGAACAAAGGCAAACAGGGGGACGCGAAGTTGAACGATTTTGTTTCCACCACGCCCGGCGATGAGAAGTTCCTGGCCCCTGCCGCGGACAACCCGGCCCGTAAAGTTGCGGGGGCACCCGGTGGGATGAAACCCTATGTGGGTGCGGTCGCGCCGTAG
- a CDS encoding glutaredoxin family protein, giving the protein MSTIAHKEELPPGLAFLGNSMLFLGLSILALSFIGTEWLPFEMPRSWYSSPSIWKLLALGLSGGGVAVLHQVSKVEMKKQLRQQPIVQDADWMPEEPGQRFESLTVYTKHDCPLCEEAVDILEDYAAYLPAWEMIDIFSDPALVEKFGTCVPVVLIDGKIRFRGRINEVLLRRMIVASPVTQAIKKKCGCNKQGCGCQRKNPDAAATGESSGCGGQCRCA; this is encoded by the coding sequence ATGAGTACGATTGCACATAAAGAGGAACTACCGCCGGGGCTCGCATTTCTGGGTAACTCCATGTTATTTCTAGGGTTATCCATCTTGGCCCTCTCATTTATCGGAACGGAATGGCTCCCCTTTGAGATGCCACGCTCCTGGTACTCCAGCCCTTCGATCTGGAAACTGCTCGCGCTGGGGCTCTCCGGAGGCGGAGTGGCGGTTCTGCACCAGGTTTCCAAAGTCGAAATGAAAAAACAGCTCAGGCAGCAGCCTATCGTACAAGATGCAGACTGGATGCCCGAAGAACCGGGCCAGCGGTTTGAAAGCCTGACCGTCTACACCAAACACGATTGTCCGCTCTGTGAAGAAGCAGTCGACATCCTGGAAGACTACGCTGCCTACCTGCCAGCCTGGGAAATGATCGATATCTTCAGTGATCCCGCCCTGGTGGAAAAATTCGGAACCTGTGTCCCCGTTGTGCTCATCGACGGTAAAATCCGCTTTCGAGGCCGCATCAACGAAGTTCTGCTCCGGCGGATGATCGTCGCCTCTCCGGTGACCCAGGCCATCAAAAAGAAATGCGGCTGCAACAAGCAGGGTTGTGGCTGCCAGCGGAAGAATCCGGATGCCGCAGCGACGGGTGAATCATCCGGCTGTGGTGGTCAATGCCGTTGTGCATAA
- a CDS encoding class I SAM-dependent rRNA methyltransferase produces MSDSSPSVSETNGETDTPPLPRVLLKPRRALPFFGRHPWVFAGAISRIEGHPQPGEEVLLQTDRGEFIARGLFNPNSNIRVRLYSWDEEQPLNDELWIERLTQAVALREETGLLEDFETSGCRLVFSEADQLSGLTVDRYGSWFLVQFSSLALSQKQDLVIRFLKDRFPCKGIWLRTEKGMREAEGLEISDQLLFGETPPPHFFLEENGIRYGMNMVTGQKTGFYLDQRDNRLAAARYLKNHRVLEMHCYTGAFALNAIIHGQAQSVQAFDASQGAIEQATANAELNGVGNRIRFQSGKAYAVLEQFKEQGELFDSVILDPPKMARHRSGVKQALKGYFSLNRLALDVLKPGGILVTCSCSGLVTQQDFQQMLASVAQQTGRHIQILEQRGQPADHPVSPSCLENHYLKCFICRVA; encoded by the coding sequence ATGAGTGATTCTTCGCCCTCCGTCTCGGAAACGAACGGGGAAACCGACACACCACCGTTACCGCGCGTCCTGCTTAAACCGCGCCGCGCACTTCCGTTCTTCGGTCGACACCCCTGGGTCTTCGCCGGTGCCATCTCGCGCATCGAGGGCCATCCCCAGCCGGGAGAGGAAGTCCTGCTGCAGACCGACCGGGGTGAATTCATTGCGCGAGGCCTGTTCAACCCGAACAGCAACATCCGCGTGCGACTCTACTCGTGGGACGAAGAGCAGCCCCTGAATGACGAACTCTGGATCGAGCGCCTCACACAGGCCGTCGCACTCCGCGAAGAAACCGGGCTCCTGGAAGACTTCGAAACCTCCGGCTGCCGACTCGTCTTCAGCGAAGCCGACCAGCTTTCGGGACTCACCGTCGACCGTTACGGTTCCTGGTTCCTGGTCCAGTTCTCCAGCCTGGCCCTCTCGCAGAAACAGGATCTGGTCATTCGCTTCCTCAAGGATCGCTTCCCCTGCAAAGGCATCTGGCTCCGCACGGAGAAGGGCATGCGTGAAGCTGAAGGCCTGGAAATTTCCGATCAGCTGCTGTTCGGCGAAACTCCGCCGCCGCACTTCTTCCTCGAAGAGAACGGCATTCGCTACGGCATGAACATGGTCACCGGCCAGAAGACCGGGTTCTATCTCGATCAGCGCGACAACCGCCTGGCGGCCGCCCGCTATCTCAAAAATCATCGCGTGCTGGAAATGCACTGCTACACGGGTGCCTTCGCGCTGAATGCCATCATTCATGGACAGGCACAGTCGGTGCAGGCCTTCGACGCGTCCCAGGGGGCCATCGAACAGGCCACCGCCAATGCAGAACTGAATGGCGTCGGCAACCGGATCCGCTTTCAGTCGGGTAAAGCTTATGCGGTGCTCGAACAGTTCAAAGAGCAGGGGGAGCTGTTCGATTCCGTGATCCTGGATCCCCCCAAGATGGCCCGGCACCGCAGTGGGGTCAAGCAGGCACTCAAAGGTTACTTCAGTCTCAATCGGCTCGCCCTGGATGTACTCAAACCCGGTGGCATTCTGGTGACCTGTAGTTGCTCCGGACTCGTCACGCAACAGGACTTTCAGCAGATGCTGGCCTCGGTCGCACAGCAGACCGGTCGCCACATCCAGATCCTCGAACAGCGGGGCCAGCCGGCCGACCATCCGGTTTCCCCCAGTTGTCTCGAGAATCATTACCTGAAATGTTTTATCTGCCGCGTCGCCTGA
- a CDS encoding serine hydrolase domain-containing protein gives MSTLSDRLPTTEQRILAGIEAGLHTGVQIYVSHQGETIADTGVGEARPGVPMTAETINLWLSAGKPLTAMAIARLWEQGQLSLDDRVTRFIPEFGTHGKEPITLLHILNHTAGFRNVDPGWPELSWDESLQRICDASLEENWQIGKTAGYHVSSSWFILGEVLQRITETPYPQAMRELILEPLGMTGSWLGMPAEVYEQFQENIAYVYQRDKGEMLLTDWHEAPRCVKASPGGNARGPIRELGWFYECLLNAGMPLFDPQTVETMTTRHRVDEFDLTLQHKVDYGLGFIVNSNRYGAQTVPYGFGEAASEPTFGHGGSQSSIAFADPERELVVAVVANGRPGEPKHQRRAKEINDAIYADLGLA, from the coding sequence GTGTCCACACTGTCAGATCGTCTCCCCACCACCGAACAACGCATCCTCGCAGGGATCGAAGCAGGACTGCATACCGGCGTACAGATCTACGTCTCTCACCAGGGAGAAACCATCGCAGATACCGGCGTCGGCGAAGCCCGTCCCGGAGTGCCTATGACCGCCGAGACAATCAATCTCTGGCTCTCCGCAGGAAAACCACTGACAGCGATGGCTATCGCCCGGCTCTGGGAACAGGGGCAACTGAGTCTCGACGACCGCGTCACCCGATTCATCCCCGAGTTCGGCACGCACGGTAAAGAACCGATCACGCTGCTGCACATCCTCAATCACACTGCCGGCTTCCGTAATGTCGATCCAGGCTGGCCGGAACTGAGCTGGGACGAATCCCTGCAACGCATCTGTGACGCGTCCCTCGAAGAGAACTGGCAGATCGGTAAAACCGCAGGTTACCATGTTTCGTCCAGCTGGTTCATCCTCGGTGAAGTCCTGCAGCGGATAACCGAAACCCCTTATCCCCAGGCCATGCGGGAACTGATTCTCGAACCCCTGGGTATGACCGGCAGCTGGCTCGGCATGCCTGCAGAAGTCTATGAACAGTTTCAAGAGAACATCGCGTATGTCTATCAGCGAGACAAAGGGGAGATGCTGCTCACCGACTGGCACGAGGCGCCGCGGTGTGTCAAAGCTTCGCCCGGCGGCAATGCCCGCGGCCCCATCCGCGAACTGGGCTGGTTCTACGAATGCCTGCTCAACGCGGGCATGCCTCTGTTTGATCCACAGACGGTCGAAACCATGACCACCCGACATCGCGTCGATGAATTCGACCTGACTCTGCAGCACAAGGTCGACTATGGCCTGGGCTTCATCGTCAATTCAAATCGCTACGGCGCTCAAACCGTCCCCTACGGTTTTGGTGAGGCCGCTTCCGAACCGACCTTCGGACACGGCGGCTCTCAGTCTTCCATCGCCTTTGCAGATCCGGAACGGGAACTGGTCGTCGCGGTTGTCGCGAATGGCAGACCGGGTGAACCCAAACACCAGCGCCGCGCAAAAGAAATAAACGATGCGATCTACGCCGACCTCGGCCTGGCTTAG
- a CDS encoding methyltransferase — translation MSRRSKKKQRSQKLQPPPEQLLLDFLEADWQPARALCFQTNLQPFTIELLQRPGLETQLDCFSFNKSVSTQIAEQVTELKSDETITISAGFQSLCDSEFPETDYDAVLLPLSQQFSDEYVRDLTLSAVRSLGQGGMLTIASPRDKDYEYHKFLQSLFSKVTRVVSDAGIVYQGKKQQDAPEKKTFEDETAIREGERLLYAYTLPGVFSHRRPNQSARTLIKLMELTDESRILNYDCGSGIVAFAAAARCPNADIHAVDTNARAILCAEQGIAKNELTTVRTELITGEADIPEEAYDYLLTNKSYFTSEEQGEQFLQLCLRSLKPGGLLQFSTKQYQWYAHRLLDLFTDVAIDGAVHHFMLAARKPE, via the coding sequence ATGTCGCGACGTTCGAAAAAGAAACAACGCTCACAGAAACTGCAGCCGCCCCCCGAACAACTGCTCCTCGATTTCCTCGAGGCAGACTGGCAGCCGGCGCGGGCACTCTGTTTTCAAACCAACCTGCAGCCGTTCACGATCGAACTCCTGCAGCGTCCCGGCCTGGAAACGCAGCTCGACTGTTTCAGCTTTAACAAATCGGTCAGCACGCAGATTGCAGAACAGGTTACTGAACTCAAGTCCGACGAGACCATCACCATCAGTGCCGGATTTCAATCCCTCTGCGACAGCGAGTTCCCGGAAACCGATTACGATGCCGTCCTGCTGCCACTCTCGCAACAGTTTTCCGATGAATACGTTCGCGATCTGACACTCTCAGCCGTCCGCAGCCTGGGGCAGGGAGGCATGCTGACCATCGCTTCGCCGCGCGACAAAGATTACGAATACCACAAATTCCTGCAGTCGCTCTTTTCCAAAGTCACCCGCGTCGTCTCGGACGCAGGCATTGTTTACCAGGGCAAGAAACAGCAGGACGCGCCGGAGAAGAAAACATTCGAGGATGAAACAGCCATCCGCGAAGGCGAGCGACTGCTTTACGCATACACGCTGCCTGGCGTCTTCAGCCATCGGCGTCCTAACCAGAGTGCCCGCACGCTGATCAAGCTGATGGAACTCACCGATGAATCCCGGATCTTGAATTACGACTGCGGTTCGGGCATCGTTGCTTTCGCCGCTGCCGCCCGATGTCCTAATGCCGATATCCACGCCGTAGACACCAACGCGCGCGCCATCCTGTGTGCAGAGCAGGGGATCGCGAAGAACGAACTCACCACGGTGCGTACGGAACTGATCACCGGGGAAGCAGACATCCCCGAAGAAGCCTACGACTACCTGCTCACGAATAAATCCTACTTCACGAGCGAAGAGCAGGGGGAACAGTTTCTGCAACTCTGCCTGCGGTCGCTCAAACCGGGTGGACTCCTGCAGTTCTCTACCAAGCAGTATCAATGGTACGCCCATCGTCTGCTGGACCTCTTCACCGATGTCGCCATCGATGGGGCAGTACACCACTTCATGCTCGCCGCTCGCAAGCCGGAATAA